CGTGCACTTTGCTACTCGAGCAAGTTTACTTTTCCGGACGTTAGGATTAATGTGACTTACAGTTTTCTCGTAATGCTCTattaacacattttaaactttGTTTATCATAAGTGCCGTAAATTCTAGAATGAATCATTGTGCCCATAGAGCGAACATAGTCGTAAAACACAGCCTGCTCTAATTTATCTGCAAGGATACCCTCACCCCGACACTTCACTTGCTCAGTTGAGGCGCTTCGCCGCGTCAATTTTCCCCAGTTCCGCTAACatggacggacggacggccTGGCCTGTTCCTACGTGATGCTGTAGCCGGGGAGAACAACACAATCCAATAACTAGCCTACATATATAACAAAATACACGCGCCTAGCCTGTGTTTCGTGTCAAAGACATAGTGAGAACCACTTGTTCTCCGAAGCTGCTTGTAATGCATGCGTGTGAGCAGCGCAAAACAGCAGGAATCTCGTGTAATATTTAATCGCCGCGGGGTGACgggtagaatttaattttgcctgtGTCAAACAAGCATTTTTCCCTTATTAATATCAATTACGACCGCAGATTTAATGCTGAAACACAGTGTACTGTACGCAGCGAAACTTCAGTGACAAAAAGCTATGGCTTACGAAAAATGTGgacataatgaaaaaatataattaatttcaatcaaactATTTTCgagtttaaaaagttaatagGTGGTTAATATGACACGTTAACACACGCTTTTATGATTTGTACCATAGTTTTAAACAAAGCAAGTGAACTTTCATGGAGGAGTGTTTCACGCTATAGTTGCTGAGTGCAAACACGAGCGTTGTTTAATTTCCGGGGCACAAATCGCATTTCGCACTCTCCAATAATCCAATTTTGCGGAGTTGGATCAATTGAGCTGTGCCGAAAAGTCCTCACCGCGCTCTGCTCTCTTCACCTTTGTGCAGCCATTGGCCGTTCTTTTATTGtagagaaaaaagaaacaaacgcACGAAACCTTCAAAGATCGCACCAAAAAAGCACTCTCTGTTCCCTCATCTTGTTGGCTCCGAATCTCGACGCTGCGCAAAATTCTCCCTCATTATGCTCCACTACCCTGCAGGATTTTGCAGTGTGGAACTTAAAACCAGCGGGGAACGGCTTCCGCGTTCTGACTCAGATTTATGCGAATTTTATACAAAGGTCGGTCCTTTAGTTAACACTTTTTTTACTCTGAACGAGAAACGACTCATTTCTTTCCATTCCAGCAATTTTGTATGAAGGGTAGAACATGAAAACGAAAAATCCTTCATTGCGAATATTTCAAGTAAGAATTATGAAGGACgaatatttgtttcaattaaataggCTGATTTAGCAGCCGCACCAATGTCGCAAAAAGCCAACGGAGAAACTAGTCAAGATTATACGTTGAAACcctcttgaaatttatttatgttaatttacgaatattacatatttttcgGAATACACAGCGCGTAAAAAGTTTAAGCTTTACTTTGTAAAACAGGCctgattgcaaattttcctgTCAGTAAGAGTGCAAGTAATTCCCAGGCGAAATAGGCTCAACCTggtagaaaatatttctcccCCAAATTGTCAAAACTTTcagtaattttatcaaaattgttcattGAATATACAAACCATAAACATCGATGATTTTAGAcctaatataaaataaaccaatATGTACTTCAGCAGTAATTTACGAATCAATTGATATGACATCGTATTAAAAACCCTTCTTAACATCCATTTAAGTTCAACCCTTCATCACGAACAACCTTATGTTTCATCGTGAATAATCAAATTCTctagataaaattttgtcccCATTTACGTCAGAGCTGTTCGGCAGAGTCGCTTCGCGATTAATTGCGATGAATGCCagactaattaaatttcacctaATGCTAATTAGTGGAGAAGAGCTGTTATTACCTGGAGGCGGTTCGCTATCGTCCTGTTGCAGAGTGTAAGCTGAGGCGGCCGAGACGAGCACCAAGGCTGCGAGCACCAACGCTACCGTCATCCTCATGGCTGGGCCGGCAAAGAcacagctcgctcgctcgcaccgCCCTTATATGGGCCCGCGAGACTCTGCGACCCGCCACGAGGCAGGCCGACCCACCCGCACCAAACACGttgcagcacacacacacatgagaAGACCTCTCGCGGCGGTCCTTTGAGTAAGTTTTGCAGCTGCGTTTCAGCCAGCggaaatttactattttctttACTCGAAATTCATCGGAAGGAAGAAGGTAAAGTAAGGAAATACAGTCAGAAATTGAAACTTGagaacaaatttgaaaaaaacaaatttgaaaagaaaacacgatAGTTCATTTCAACCGTAAGAAGTCAGTCGTAATACAACTTCACATCTACCTTAGCCaattatagttttaattaataatataagaTTCGAATAGAACTAACCATATTAAtcattttccgagaaaataaatttttatttaagaaatagaGTTTTTGTTCATGACTAGAGCAAGTTTGAAAACGTGagcgttttttatttaccgcTCTGTCACCAGCTGTGCAGCTTGACACTGGACTTTGACATTTGATGCTTTTCACTAAAGCTGCATCATTTCTCGGCAGCTTTTGAAGCTAGAATGTTTCCCTTACTATTTTGATAGATTGGTTTAAGGTATATGCTCATTTTGGAGAACAGCAGCTAAAAATTCCAGGGCTGCGGAGCTGCTtacttttctcattttgaaaattaattacttaatttcatttttttttatttaaaataaatattaaaagttttgatatttatattgcAATATCTTCaattcgattaaaaaatgcatttcaattGTAGTTGCATTCTTAAATTATTCTGCTGGCAAGTGAAACATGATAGgtcaattttgccaatttttatttttaattcacgaaTTTTGATTCAAACATTGCACACCGAAATAACTTCAAACactgaaaaattgctcaatttcTCTTCTTAACCTTTTGAGCGGTGGTTGTAAGGTTAAATGCGAAATACTGAAGACAAGATCGCATAGTGTCACGTGTGGTATTGCACGGCTTGgtcactgaaatttaaaaaagacagAAGTCAGTAATAACGCAGTGACGATCAGATGGGAAATTGAAAGTAATTCTTACGAATAGGTTGCACACATCCCTGCATttacgtaaaatttaattataatgacTTTGCGGCGTATTATACAGCTTACTGTATAGGcagctttaaaatgaatgcaCTGGATGACTACCAGGGGTCTAGCATCGTAGGAGATCCGGTTGAATATGTATGAAAGCACAGCTGAAATACAAAAGGATTTTTACTGATAAAGCTACGGAGGTAAAATTTACGGAAATCAGAgctgtaaataaaatctacGCATGAGATGGTTGCTTCGGTATAAAAACTCTTCCAGTTTTCCGATACGTTCTGCGTAATAAGTGTTGCTAGGGCAGGTCCATCGAGTGATCCGTTACTCAATAGCTAAGTTTTATAatatggtttaaaatttttagtatcgattaaatatatataaatcaaaGTTTACTATTCCTGTGTTATTCAAGACACAATTGACGTAAGCCTtaaatggaagaaaaatgtcaaatttaataCTGATTATACTGTATCTCCTACAGCTTTTTCAGCAAGATTTCTAATTGTAGTTGCTGCATTAAAGTTCATCAAGTTGTTTTTATCAAGTTCCTTGTTGAGGAGGTATTTATTCAAGTAGTTCCGAACGTTTGTATTGGCTTTGCAGGTTTTATCCTTTTGACCAAAGAAGAAAATGTCACCGGTAGGAGTAGAGCAGCATGTTCGAGCCAAAGTCTAAgtataaagttaaaaatttgttaataacAAGTAAAAATCGAGGGCTAATGTGTTAAACGTTTTACATCAAAAGCAGCTTTAGAGCACTCAGGAGGTTTAGGAGTGGTTGGTTTCTTGGTTGTGGTAGTTTTGGTTGTTGTTGGTTTCTTAGTCGTGGTTGGTTTGGTTGTGGTTGGTTTCTTAGTCGTGGTTGGTTTGGTTGTGGTTGGTTTCTTAGTCGTGGTTGGTTTTGGGGTTGTTGTTGGTTTGGTTGTAGTTGTTTTGGATGTAGTGGTTTTGATAGTAGTGGTTTTGATAGTAGTGGTGGTAGTTGGAGTGGTTGTTGTGGTGGTAGTTGGAGTAGTTGTCGTAGTTGGAGTGGTTGTCGTAGTTGGAGTAGTTGTCGTAGTTGGAGTGGTGGTCGTAGTTGGAGTGGTTGTCGTAGTTGGAGTGGTGGTCGTAGTTGGAGTGGTGGTCGTAGTTGGAGTGGTTGTCGTAGTTGGAGTGGTGGTCGTAGTTGGAGTGGTTGTCGTAGTTGGAGTGGTGGTCGTAGTTGGAGTGGTTGTCGTAGTTGGAGTGGTTGTGGTGGTAGTGTCAGAAGAAGGGGTCGTTGTCAAATCTGCGAATTTTCATTCGTTGAAGAATAGTATTAGTCGTTGGCGGAAATCATTACCAGTTCCGATTGTTGCGGACATCCAGCCTAGGAAAGAAGAGACTCGAGCATACCCATTTGGTCCGGCATCGCAACCATAAATAGAACCATACGAGACAACGCCAATTTGCACAACACTCCCATTACTGTCGGTGTACACCAAGGGACCCCCACTGTCaccctaaaaatattatttcgtcAGACTGTGGTCGGCCAGAAATTGAAAGGGAGGTACCTTGCAGTGGCTTTTATTGGTTTGTGTTGCGCAGCACAAGGTGCTGTCAATAACGGACGGGCCGTAATAAGAGAGGCATTCCGTATTGGAAATAACAGGCAGAACAACGTAATTCAAATACGTGCTATCAAACGGTGCTATCtagaattttacaaaattttcaatcatcaagaaatctcaaatttattaagGCTATGAGTTGTTAACTGTTTGTGAATCTTCCAAAGCCACTGACGGTCGCGTTGACTCCGACAAATGTTTTCGTGGCATCGCTCGCAGGAGGCAGCTTGACAACATTGATGTAATCTAAACGCAGAAAAGTCGTGCTCgttatttggaaaaaacattttatcttaTTATTACCAGTCAAATTCAAAGGAGTTGGTAGTTTCAGTAAAGCAATGTCATTAACCAGTGTGTAATCACTGTAATTGGGGTGGTAATAGCTTGTGGTTGTGTTCATTTTCACCCAA
The nucleotide sequence above comes from Cloeon dipterum chromosome X, ieCloDipt1.1, whole genome shotgun sequence. Encoded proteins:
- the LOC135947328 gene encoding LOW QUALITY PROTEIN: uncharacterized protein LOC135947328 (The sequence of the model RefSeq protein was modified relative to this genomic sequence to represent the inferred CDS: deleted 1 base in 1 codon), with translation MMSGVALLILSVGVFQISLLETSGQENVTPVYKVKDKTKETFTKEQLKAIEENLLPKGPGTGFKPINQGASPGKFNYAAKQIIGGTQAVLKQFPYQVVIVMDGSMTCGGSLILPDWVLTAAHCVKPYTHFALLFGAIYRWPSSGTPGWVKMNTTTSYYHPNYSDYTLVNDIALLKLPTPLNLTDYINVVKLPPASDATKTFVGVNATVSGFGRFTNNSPFDSTYLNYVVLPVISNTECLSYYGPSVIDSTLCCATQTNKSHCKGDSGGPLVYTDSNGSVVQIGVVSYGSIYGCDAGPNGYARVSSFLGWMSATIGTDLTTTPSSDTTTTTTPTTTTTPTTTTTPTTTTTPTTTTTPTTTTTPTTTTTPTTTTTPTTTTTPTTTTTPTTTTTPTTTTTPTTTTTPTTTTTTTPTTTTTIKTTTTKPTTTPKPTTTKKPTTTKPTTTKKPTTTKPTTTKKPTTTKTTTTKKPTTPKPPECSKAAFDTLARTCCSTPTGDIFFFGQKDKTCKANTNVRNYLNKYLLNKELDKNNLMNFNAATTIRNLAEKAAYVNCVLNNTGILLSNGSLDGPALATLITQNVSENWKSFYTEATISCVDFIYSSDFPVLSYIFNRISYDARPLVVIQCIHFKAAYTGCVQPILTKPCNTTRDTMRSCLQYFAFNLTTTAQKVKKRN